In Vanessa cardui chromosome 28, ilVanCard2.1, whole genome shotgun sequence, one genomic interval encodes:
- the LOC124541723 gene encoding serine hydrolase-like protein, with the protein MKVLNEWFVEVEWGKVAVISWGNPRGQPVLCVHGRQDSAATFLPLLELLPEDYYYVGFDMPGHGRSDTLPIGMPLSRSFGIYVIDKIIRHLGWTKFIYIGHSMGGGQGLFYNAIYPGNITKMILLDTDPALYYLVIEDFTDFYSVYDDFYTNYAKYNTDDRVYTKTGALNAVMRARGMTEEQAEVILSRNLKKIGEDQYKLLWDRRMKNLAPMNYSPDYCYKLFSKNCPPTLYIIANRSFAGYHSKEKVIVDELITKLERNVKNFTVLKVDGTHDVHFIHPERISDHVCRFLERDEVKSKL; encoded by the exons ATGAAAGTTTTAAATGAGTGGTTCGTTGAGGTTGAATGGGGTAAAGTTGCTG TAATATCCTGGGGCAATCCGAGAGGTCAACCAGTGCTGTGTGTGCATGGACGCCAAGATAGTGCGGCTACATTCTTGCCGTTACTGGAACTGCTGCCTGAAGATTATTACTATGTCGGATTCGATATGCCCGGTCATGGAAGATCAGACACATTGCCTATAG gaatGCCATTGTCGAGATCTTTTGGTATTTATgtcattgataaaataattagacaCTTGGGATGGACCAAGTTTATATATATCGGACATTCCATGGGCGGTGGACAAG GATTATTCTACAACGCGATATATCCAGGGAATATCACGAAAATGATCCTTCTCGACACAGACCCGGCTCTTTACTACTTGGTCATAGAAGACTTCACGGATTTCTATTCGGTCTACGATGACTTCTATACCAACTATGCCAAATATAATACCGATGACCGTGTGTACACCAAAACTGGGGCCTTGAATGCTGTGATGAGGGCTCGGGGTATGACTGAGGAACAGGCTGAAGTTATACTCTCGAGGAATCTCAAGAAGATTGGAGAGGATCAATACAA ATTGCTATGGGACAGACGGATGAAAAATTTAGCACCGATGAACTATTCACCGGACTATTGCTACAAATTGTTCTCGAAGAATTGTCCACCGACCTTATACATAATCGCCAATCGAAGCTTTGCTGGCTATCATTCAAAGGAGAAAGTTATCGTGGACGAACTCATAACGAAACTAGAGAGAAATGTTAAAAACTTCACAGTTCTGAAAGTGGATGGAACTCATGACGTACATTTCATACACCCAGAGCGTATTAGTGATCATGTGTGTCGGTTTTTAGAAAGAGACGAAGTTAAAAGCAAGTTATAG